Proteins co-encoded in one Nonomuraea helvata genomic window:
- a CDS encoding sigma-70 family RNA polymerase sigma factor — MITQPATRGADSELVSASWTEPEAFAELFDRYSAMLYRYVSKRLGPEPAEDLVGETFLIAFSRRKSYDLAYPDARPWLFGILTKLISRHHRKEAARYRAFLRAPVDSDVESPADRVAAGVTAQAVRAELAGALAALPAKDRDVLLLIAWGDLTYEEVGRALGIPVGTVRSRLNRGRRKVRAALGDTNPMEEE, encoded by the coding sequence ATGATCACGCAACCCGCCACCAGGGGTGCGGACTCGGAGCTCGTGAGCGCCTCGTGGACAGAACCCGAGGCGTTCGCCGAGCTCTTCGACCGCTACTCCGCCATGCTCTACAGGTACGTCTCCAAACGCCTCGGCCCCGAGCCCGCCGAGGACCTCGTCGGAGAGACGTTCCTGATCGCCTTCTCGCGCAGGAAGAGCTACGACCTGGCCTACCCGGACGCCCGGCCGTGGCTCTTCGGCATTCTCACCAAGCTCATCTCCCGGCACCACCGCAAGGAGGCCGCGCGCTACCGCGCCTTCCTGCGTGCCCCTGTGGACTCCGACGTCGAGTCGCCCGCCGACCGGGTGGCGGCCGGGGTCACCGCGCAGGCCGTCCGCGCAGAGCTGGCCGGGGCCCTCGCGGCGCTGCCCGCCAAGGACCGCGACGTGCTGCTGCTGATCGCCTGGGGCGATCTCACGTACGAGGAGGTCGGGCGGGCGCTCGGCATCCCCGTCGGTACCGTGCGCTCCCGCCTCAACAGGGGCAGGCGGAAGGTGCGGGCCGCGCTCGGCGACACCAATCCCATGGAGGAGGAGTGA